In the Enterococcus saigonensis genome, one interval contains:
- the licT gene encoding BglG family transcription antiterminator LicT, with protein MQIKKILNNNVIITTDKRNNELVVMGKGIAFQKKIGDEVTEGQVDKTYRLSNTDLSMKLQELLEDVPISYLELATEIIDCGKEKLNAPLNDSIYISLTDHLHTAIQRVKKKIRVPNLLLWDIKRFFTAEYSIGKDAVSVIEKRFKVDLGEDEAGFIALHLVNAQTEIDNDDVYEMTELMEEIIRIVSYYFKVQFDEESVYYYRFTTHLRFFASRIMNHRQNEGESDEELLLIIQKKYPNAYSCVEKINQYVTKKYSYFMSNDEKLYLTIHVARLVQKLGKCEEESS; from the coding sequence ATGCAAATAAAAAAAATCTTAAATAACAATGTAATTATTACAACGGATAAACGAAATAACGAACTTGTCGTAATGGGAAAGGGGATAGCATTTCAAAAAAAGATTGGTGATGAAGTAACTGAAGGACAAGTTGATAAAACATATCGATTGTCTAATACAGATTTAAGTATGAAATTACAAGAATTATTAGAAGATGTACCAATTAGCTATTTAGAACTGGCGACTGAAATAATTGATTGCGGTAAAGAAAAATTGAATGCACCTTTAAATGACTCTATTTATATCTCCTTAACAGACCATTTGCATACTGCTATTCAACGCGTGAAAAAGAAAATACGTGTTCCAAATTTATTGCTTTGGGATATCAAACGCTTTTTCACAGCAGAATATAGCATTGGAAAAGATGCTGTTTCGGTAATTGAGAAACGTTTCAAAGTTGATTTAGGTGAAGATGAGGCAGGTTTTATTGCCCTACATCTTGTGAATGCCCAGACAGAAATTGATAACGATGATGTATATGAAATGACCGAACTGATGGAAGAAATCATTCGGATTGTCAGCTATTATTTTAAAGTTCAATTTGATGAAGAATCTGTTTATTATTATCGTTTTACAACACATTTACGTTTTTTTGCTTCACGAATTATGAATCATCGGCAAAACGAAGGTGAAAGTGATGAAGAGTTGCTTTTGATTATTCAAAAAAAATACCCCAATGCTTATAGTTGCGTAGAAAAAATTAACCAATATGTTACAAAAAAGTACAGCTATTTTATGTCCAATGATGAAAAACTATATTTAACGATTCACGTTGCAAGATTGGTACAAAAATTAGGTAAATGTGAAGAAGAATCGTCCTAA
- a CDS encoding beta-glucoside-specific PTS transporter subunit IIABC has protein sequence MGKYHDLAEKIVSNVGGRENINSLTHCITRLRFKLKDENKANDDVLKNMDGVVTVMKSGGQYQVVIGNHVPDVYAEVLEVAKISGDAEEASGDGNLFNRLIDILSGCFQPFLGALAAAGMIKGLNALLVFLGTLGWFTYTAQSGTYMMLNAIGDSIFYFMPVILGYTASKKFNLNPMIGITIGAALVYPTIQGSALQGLVEEGAAAPYSIFGLPAYTTFLGIPWVGANYTSSVVPVIFIIAFAAQVQKLMKRVIPSVVQTFLVPFFVLLISLPVGFLVIGPIISMLTDLLSAGFQALMTFSPALYGAILGFFWQVLVIFGLHWSVVPLAIMQVTQEGFSQVLTGSFAASFSQTAVVLAMFFKLRDKKLKALCPPAIISGIFGVTEPAIYGITLPKKTPFIFSMIGGAIGGLILMINDVTGYTMGGLGIFGFFNFITPEGNASTVIPAIIAVLIACGISFSLTFFFWKDETVEVEEGQTSMEVRKEIVTAPINGAIMPLSAAKDEAFAQGILGKGVLIQPENGEVVAPFDGTVMTLFPTKHAIGLISDNGLELLIHIGIDTVQLDGKFFTPHVKQGDKVKRGQKLMSFDIQAIQAAGYSVETPVIVTNSADYLDILESDKPNVASGSDELITALA, from the coding sequence GTGGGAAAATATCACGATTTAGCTGAAAAAATTGTTAGCAATGTAGGTGGCAGAGAAAACATTAATAGTTTGACACATTGCATCACGCGTTTGCGCTTTAAGTTAAAAGACGAAAACAAAGCAAACGATGATGTCTTAAAGAACATGGACGGCGTGGTAACGGTTATGAAAAGTGGTGGCCAATATCAGGTTGTTATTGGCAATCATGTTCCAGATGTCTATGCAGAAGTTTTAGAGGTAGCAAAAATTTCAGGTGATGCAGAAGAGGCAAGTGGCGATGGAAACCTTTTTAACCGTTTGATTGATATTTTGAGTGGTTGTTTTCAACCGTTCTTAGGTGCGTTAGCCGCAGCCGGTATGATTAAAGGGTTGAATGCCCTATTAGTATTTTTAGGTACTTTAGGTTGGTTTACCTACACAGCTCAATCAGGTACGTATATGATGCTAAATGCGATAGGTGATTCAATTTTTTACTTTATGCCAGTTATCTTAGGTTATACAGCATCAAAAAAATTCAACTTAAACCCAATGATTGGGATTACAATTGGGGCAGCTCTCGTTTACCCGACAATTCAAGGGTCTGCCTTACAAGGTTTAGTTGAAGAAGGTGCTGCTGCGCCATATAGTATTTTTGGTTTACCAGCTTATACTACTTTTTTAGGTATTCCTTGGGTAGGTGCAAATTATACAAGTAGTGTTGTTCCAGTGATCTTTATCATTGCGTTTGCCGCACAAGTTCAGAAGTTAATGAAACGTGTCATTCCTTCAGTTGTTCAAACATTCTTAGTACCATTTTTCGTACTTTTAATTTCCTTACCAGTTGGATTTTTAGTCATTGGCCCAATCATCAGTATGCTAACAGATTTATTAAGTGCAGGTTTCCAAGCGTTAATGACATTCTCACCAGCGTTATATGGCGCGATATTAGGTTTCTTCTGGCAGGTTTTAGTAATCTTTGGCTTGCATTGGTCTGTTGTACCGTTAGCAATTATGCAAGTCACACAAGAAGGTTTCTCTCAAGTACTAACTGGTTCTTTTGCTGCCAGCTTCTCACAAACAGCTGTTGTTTTAGCAATGTTCTTTAAGCTTCGCGACAAAAAATTAAAAGCGTTATGTCCGCCAGCCATTATCTCCGGTATTTTTGGTGTCACTGAACCGGCGATTTATGGGATTACGTTACCGAAAAAGACCCCGTTTATCTTTTCGATGATTGGTGGTGCCATCGGTGGATTAATTTTAATGATAAATGACGTAACGGGATATACAATGGGTGGTTTAGGGATTTTTGGTTTCTTTAATTTCATTACACCAGAAGGTAATGCTTCTACTGTAATTCCAGCAATAATTGCAGTTTTAATTGCATGTGGTATCAGTTTCTCACTAACATTTTTCTTCTGGAAAGATGAAACGGTAGAAGTAGAAGAAGGCCAGACGAGTATGGAAGTTCGAAAAGAAATCGTTACAGCACCAATCAACGGAGCTATTATGCCATTAAGTGCAGCAAAAGATGAAGCATTTGCGCAAGGTATCTTAGGCAAAGGTGTGTTAATTCAACCAGAAAATGGGGAAGTTGTAGCACCATTTGACGGCACTGTGATGACACTATTTCCAACAAAGCATGCTATTGGTTTGATTTCTGATAATGGCTTAGAATTATTAATTCACATTGGGATTGATACGGTACAATTAGACGGTAAATTTTTCACGCCTCATGTTAAGCAAGGGGACAAAGTAAAACGGGGTCAAAAATTGATGAGCTTTGATATTCAAGCAATCCAAGCTGCAGGTTATAGTGTGGAAACGCCTGTGATTGTAACCAATTCAGCAGATTACTTGGACATTTTGGAAAGTGACAAACCAAATGTTGCCAGCGGTAGTGATGAATTAATTACAGCATTGGCCTAA
- a CDS encoding MurR/RpiR family transcriptional regulator, protein MLIQEKIHQTSFSDAEQNVVTFILKHPQSLNLTIKEVAEATFVHPSTLIRIAKKLDFNGWVEFKTAFLKEQNYLTHHFQSVDANLPFTPKDGLMRIASNLAQLEQTTISDTLSLLQHDALKTAKELLLKARITRIFGNNANTLIAQDFAVKMNRIGKIVTTSQIQGETAYEAYNLTNNDTAILISYTGENQTVLQTATILASQGVPFIAITSIGDNSLMKLATCTLQMTTRERLYSKIGNFTTNLSISYLLDVLYSIVFAQNYQQELNHLIKIGQQIDHRKISSTIMVEENQPAVQFHDSFTPN, encoded by the coding sequence ATGCTAATTCAAGAAAAAATTCACCAAACAAGTTTTTCTGATGCTGAACAAAATGTTGTTACTTTCATTTTAAAACATCCTCAAAGTTTGAATTTAACAATTAAAGAAGTAGCAGAAGCCACTTTTGTCCATCCTTCTACCCTTATCCGTATTGCTAAAAAATTAGATTTTAATGGCTGGGTGGAATTTAAAACTGCTTTTTTAAAAGAGCAAAATTATTTGACCCATCACTTTCAATCCGTCGATGCAAATCTTCCTTTTACGCCGAAAGATGGTTTGATGCGAATTGCTAGTAATCTAGCTCAATTAGAACAAACAACAATCAGTGATACATTATCCTTGTTGCAACACGATGCCTTAAAAACGGCGAAAGAGCTTTTATTAAAAGCTCGCATTACGCGAATTTTTGGAAATAATGCCAATACGTTGATTGCTCAAGATTTCGCTGTTAAAATGAATCGCATTGGAAAAATTGTTACTACCAGCCAGATTCAAGGTGAAACAGCATATGAGGCGTATAATTTAACAAACAATGATACGGCCATCTTAATTTCTTATACTGGTGAAAATCAAACTGTTTTACAAACTGCTACTATTTTGGCTAGCCAAGGCGTACCTTTTATTGCTATTACCAGTATCGGAGATAATTCTTTAATGAAATTAGCTACTTGTACCTTGCAAATGACAACCAGAGAACGGCTCTATTCAAAAATTGGTAATTTTACAACTAACTTGTCAATTTCTTATTTACTTGACGTGCTTTATAGTATTGTCTTTGCACAAAATTATCAGCAAGAATTGAATCACTTAATTAAAATAGGGCAACAAATTGATCACCGAAAAATAAGCTCCACTATTATGGTCGAAGAAAATCAACCAGCTGTACAATTTCACGATTCTTTTACACCAAATTAA
- a CDS encoding 6-phospho-beta-glucosidase, translating to MKQGVKIATIGGGSSYTPELMEGFIKRYNELPISEIWLVDIEAGKEKLEIVGAMAQRMWDASPYDVQVHLTLDRKEALKDADFVTTQFRVGLLDARVKDERIPAYYGMLGQETNGAGGMFKAFRTVPVILDIVEDMKRLCPNAWLVNFANPSGMVTEAVVRYGKWDKVIGLCNVPVMATMLEPGLIGKKTEDLIYKFAGLNHFHWHKVADNHGNDVTMTLIDKMYQEDNGLPQNIYDTPFERELLEQMKMIPCAYHRYYYQEEEMLEHALEEYRTVGTRAQQVKRTEHELFELYKDENLDHKPEQLQQRGGAYYSDAACETIASIYANKETQIVVSTKNNGALPDLPADCVVEVTAYVGAQGARNVAFGELPTAERGWLQVMKAMELLTIEAAVTGNYGTALQAFTLNPLITSGKTAKRVMDELFIAHKAYLPNFEEAIARLERKGIEVQDEVVRAMDLVNV from the coding sequence ATGAAACAAGGCGTGAAAATTGCAACTATAGGTGGTGGAAGTAGCTATACCCCTGAATTAATGGAAGGCTTTATTAAGCGTTACAACGAGCTACCGATTTCTGAAATTTGGTTAGTAGATATCGAAGCTGGGAAAGAAAAATTAGAAATCGTAGGAGCGATGGCGCAACGGATGTGGGATGCTTCTCCATATGATGTTCAAGTACATTTAACCTTAGATCGAAAAGAAGCATTAAAAGATGCGGATTTTGTCACAACGCAGTTTCGTGTAGGATTATTAGATGCCCGAGTTAAAGATGAGCGCATCCCTGCTTATTATGGCATGTTAGGTCAAGAAACAAACGGGGCAGGCGGAATGTTTAAAGCTTTTCGAACAGTGCCAGTTATACTAGATATTGTAGAAGATATGAAACGTTTATGTCCAAATGCCTGGTTAGTTAACTTTGCTAACCCAAGTGGTATGGTAACCGAAGCGGTTGTACGGTATGGAAAATGGGATAAAGTAATTGGTCTTTGCAACGTACCTGTGATGGCAACCATGCTCGAACCTGGTTTAATTGGCAAAAAAACAGAAGATTTAATTTATAAATTTGCCGGCTTGAATCATTTCCATTGGCATAAAGTTGCTGATAATCACGGGAATGATGTGACCATGACGCTTATCGACAAAATGTATCAAGAAGATAACGGTCTACCCCAAAATATTTATGATACTCCTTTTGAGCGGGAGTTATTAGAGCAAATGAAAATGATTCCGTGTGCATATCATCGTTATTATTATCAAGAAGAAGAGATGTTGGAACATGCATTGGAAGAATATCGCACAGTGGGAACAAGAGCACAACAAGTAAAGCGGACCGAACATGAATTATTTGAACTTTACAAAGATGAAAACTTAGACCATAAACCAGAGCAATTACAACAACGAGGTGGTGCATATTACTCAGACGCAGCTTGTGAAACGATTGCTTCCATTTATGCAAATAAAGAGACGCAAATTGTTGTTTCCACAAAAAATAATGGTGCACTACCAGATTTACCAGCAGATTGTGTTGTTGAAGTGACAGCTTATGTTGGGGCGCAGGGAGCTCGTAATGTAGCTTTTGGTGAGTTACCGACTGCTGAAAGAGGTTGGTTGCAAGTTATGAAAGCTATGGAATTATTGACCATTGAAGCAGCAGTAACAGGAAATTACGGCACAGCCTTACAAGCATTTACATTAAATCCTTTAATAACTTCAGGGAAAACAGCTAAACGAGTGATGGATGAATTATTTATTGCCCATAAAGCATATTTACCAAATTTTGAAGAAGCAATTGCCCGTTTGGAAAGAAAAGGTATTGAAGTTCAAGATGAAGTTGTCCGTGCAATGGATTTAGTTAATGTGTAA
- a CDS encoding 6-phospho-beta-glucosidase — MGFRKDFLWGGATAANQCEGGYNEGGRGLANVDVVPIGPDRFPVITGEMKMFDFDDDHFYPAKEAIDMYHRWQEDIALFAEMGFKTYRLSIAWSRIFPNGDEKEPNEEGLKFYEDIFKECKKYGIEPLVTITHFDCPMHLIKEYGAWRSRKLVGFYENLCHVIFNRYKGLVKYWLTFNEINMILHAPFMGAGLYFEEGDNKDQVKYQAAHHELVASAIATKIAHEVDPENKVGCMLAAGAYYPYSCKPEDVFASRNNDRENYFFIDVQSRGEYPAYALKDLERKGIELKMEKGDLELLKENTVDFISFSYYSSRVSTTDPELLEQTAGNIFASVKNPYLKASEWGWQIDPLGLRITLNDIYDRYQKPLFIVENGLGAVDTPDSDGYVIDDYRIEYLAAHIAAMKDAVELDGVDLLGYTTWGCIDLVSAGTGEMKKRYGFIYVDRDNEGNGTLARTKKKSFDWYKQVIATNGEDLSTE, encoded by the coding sequence ATGGGATTTAGAAAAGACTTTTTATGGGGTGGCGCAACTGCAGCCAATCAATGCGAAGGCGGTTATAACGAAGGTGGTCGTGGTTTAGCCAATGTGGATGTAGTACCAATTGGTCCAGATCGTTTTCCTGTTATTACTGGTGAAATGAAGATGTTTGATTTTGATGATGATCACTTTTATCCAGCAAAAGAAGCCATCGATATGTATCATCGTTGGCAAGAAGATATTGCTTTGTTTGCGGAAATGGGCTTTAAAACATATCGTCTATCAATTGCTTGGAGTCGTATCTTTCCAAATGGAGATGAAAAGGAACCAAATGAAGAAGGCTTAAAATTTTACGAAGATATTTTTAAAGAATGTAAAAAATATGGAATTGAGCCTTTAGTTACGATTACACATTTCGATTGCCCTATGCATTTAATTAAAGAATATGGCGCGTGGCGCAGTCGTAAGCTCGTTGGCTTTTACGAAAATTTATGTCACGTCATTTTTAACCGTTACAAAGGATTAGTAAAATATTGGTTGACTTTTAATGAAATTAATATGATTTTACATGCACCGTTTATGGGGGCAGGTCTTTACTTCGAAGAAGGGGACAATAAAGATCAAGTAAAATACCAAGCGGCACATCATGAATTAGTTGCATCTGCAATTGCTACTAAAATAGCTCATGAAGTGGATCCAGAAAATAAAGTAGGCTGCATGTTGGCAGCTGGAGCGTATTACCCTTATTCATGTAAACCAGAAGATGTTTTTGCGTCACGTAACAATGATCGTGAAAATTATTTCTTTATCGACGTGCAGTCTCGTGGTGAATATCCAGCGTATGCCTTAAAAGATTTAGAACGTAAAGGTATTGAACTTAAAATGGAAAAGGGTGATCTAGAATTATTAAAAGAAAATACGGTTGATTTTATTTCGTTTTCTTATTATTCATCGCGTGTTTCGACTACAGACCCAGAATTATTGGAACAAACAGCCGGTAATATTTTTGCATCTGTTAAAAATCCATACTTGAAAGCAAGTGAATGGGGGTGGCAAATTGACCCATTAGGTTTACGGATTACATTAAATGATATTTACGATCGTTATCAAAAACCATTGTTCATCGTTGAAAACGGATTAGGAGCAGTAGATACACCTGATTCTGACGGCTATGTCATAGATGATTATCGTATTGAATACTTAGCAGCCCACATTGCTGCTATGAAAGATGCTGTAGAATTGGATGGTGTTGATTTATTGGGCTACACCACATGGGGCTGTATTGATTTGGTTTCGGCTGGAACTGGCGAAATGAAGAAAAGATATGGTTTTATCTATGTTGATCGAGATAATGAAGGAAATGGAACTTTAGCAAGGACAAAGAAAAAATCATTTGATTGGTATAAACAAGTGATTGCCACAAACGGAGAAGATTTAAGCACAGAATAA
- a CDS encoding glycoside hydrolase family 1 protein, translated as MVFSKDFLWGGATAANQYEGGYLSGGKGLATLDAITGGSKNHPRMITFKTQDGKIQEVTREEALPEGAKGYIDPDKYYPSHVATDFYHHYKEDIALFAEMGFKCFRLSLSWARICPQGTEVVNEEGLAFYDAVFDELLKYGIEPVVTINHFDIPMYLADELDGWNNRKTVDYFVFFCKTIFKRYKDKVKYWMTFNEINFLRSWTQIGIHKNDNQHRYQAIHHLFVASAQAVILGHEINPDFKIGMMVAYIPSYPMTSNPEDVMAALEFNRGQEFFIDVQVKGTYPAHKLKWFERENITIRKEAGDDDLLKKGTVDYIGFSYYMSTASSANPENVKYVGGNQQPAVKNPYLVESEWGWAVDPLGLRISLCNLYDRYQVPLFIVENGFGAVDCVKEDGSIDDDYRIDYFKKHIAAMKDAVELDGVDLMGYTPWGCIDLVSAGTGEMKKRYGFIYVDLDDQGKGTLARTRKKSFYWYQEVIASNGEKLD; from the coding sequence ATGGTATTTAGTAAAGATTTTTTGTGGGGCGGTGCAACAGCAGCCAATCAATATGAAGGTGGTTATTTATCTGGTGGAAAAGGACTGGCAACTTTAGATGCTATCACTGGCGGGAGCAAAAACCATCCGCGGATGATTACTTTTAAAACTCAAGATGGCAAAATTCAAGAAGTAACAAGAGAAGAAGCGTTACCGGAAGGAGCAAAAGGGTATATAGATCCAGATAAATATTATCCTAGCCATGTTGCCACTGACTTTTATCATCATTACAAAGAAGATATTGCTTTGTTTGCAGAAATGGGATTCAAATGTTTTCGTCTGTCCTTATCATGGGCGCGCATTTGTCCCCAAGGAACGGAGGTAGTAAATGAAGAAGGATTAGCTTTTTACGATGCCGTTTTTGATGAACTATTAAAGTATGGAATTGAACCAGTAGTTACCATTAATCATTTTGATATTCCGATGTATTTGGCAGATGAATTAGATGGGTGGAATAATCGTAAAACAGTTGACTACTTTGTTTTCTTCTGCAAAACAATTTTTAAGCGTTACAAAGATAAAGTAAAATATTGGATGACGTTTAATGAAATTAATTTTTTGAGAAGCTGGACCCAAATTGGAATTCATAAAAATGATAATCAACACCGCTATCAAGCTATTCATCATTTATTTGTTGCTAGTGCCCAGGCAGTAATTTTGGGACATGAAATTAATCCTGATTTCAAAATTGGGATGATGGTAGCGTATATTCCAAGCTATCCAATGACAAGTAATCCCGAAGATGTGATGGCAGCTTTAGAATTTAACCGCGGTCAAGAATTTTTCATTGATGTCCAAGTGAAAGGAACTTATCCTGCCCATAAACTCAAATGGTTTGAGCGGGAAAATATTACCATTAGAAAAGAAGCTGGAGATGATGATTTACTTAAAAAAGGCACGGTAGACTATATTGGCTTTAGTTACTATATGTCTACTGCCTCTTCTGCTAATCCAGAAAATGTTAAATACGTTGGGGGAAATCAGCAACCTGCAGTAAAAAATCCTTATTTAGTAGAATCTGAGTGGGGCTGGGCAGTCGATCCATTAGGACTGAGAATTTCTTTGTGTAACTTATATGATCGTTATCAAGTACCACTATTCATTGTAGAAAATGGTTTTGGAGCGGTAGATTGTGTTAAAGAAGATGGAAGTATTGACGACGACTATCGTATTGATTACTTTAAAAAACATATCGCTGCTATGAAAGATGCAGTTGAATTAGATGGCGTGGATTTAATGGGGTATACCCCTTGGGGCTGTATTGATTTGGTTTCGGCAGGAACTGGCGAAATGAAAAAACGTTATGGTTTTATTTATGTGGATTTGGATGATCAAGGCAAAGGAACACTCGCGCGTACTCGTAAAAAATCCTTCTATTGGTATCAAGAAGTGATTGCTTCAAATGGTGAAAAATTAGATTAA
- a CDS encoding MATE family efflux transporter, producing the protein MKKFFETSDKELLFLSWPIFIELFLRVIIGNVNVWMISHYSEPAVAAVGAANQLLNLTVFIYGFITVGTQIIIAQLIGAKKKSEIPTVINTALIGSFILGLLISLMFIFFADSLLHFMNLDQNLITIGRSYLQIYGGSLFISSITAVVIAVMRSHGFTQPALLVPLAASILAVIGNYFALYSPFGLPNFGVWGLAVASVLGNTIGLIIALVLLQKHVHYSIFATRLKKFSLHYLKKILAYGLPSSGESLSYQGAQVVVTMIVASLGSSVLIAKSYVTAITQFVYLVAAAISQGNQIMIGRNVGAGEFKQAYKRGMKATVIGVLASVSICLLTYLFIEPIMSIFTTNPEIIHIAKGVFLVEIVLETARSINMILVGSLNASGDVKFPLFCSLIVLWIISLPFSYTLAIIANFGLLGVWIAYAIDEALRSLLMIARWKKGTWQSKAVVHHNSELNKVIIEENY; encoded by the coding sequence GTGAAAAAATTTTTTGAGACTTCTGATAAAGAATTGCTGTTTTTAAGTTGGCCAATCTTTATTGAATTATTTTTAAGAGTCATAATCGGCAACGTTAATGTATGGATGATTTCTCATTACTCTGAACCTGCCGTTGCAGCAGTGGGAGCAGCCAATCAATTATTAAATTTAACAGTCTTTATCTACGGCTTTATCACGGTCGGTACCCAAATAATTATTGCACAACTGATTGGCGCTAAAAAGAAGAGCGAAATTCCGACTGTTATCAATACTGCTTTAATCGGTTCTTTTATTTTAGGCCTTTTAATTAGTCTCATGTTTATTTTTTTCGCGGATTCCTTACTGCATTTTATGAATTTAGATCAAAATCTAATTACTATTGGTCGTAGTTATTTACAAATTTACGGCGGTAGCTTATTTATTTCTTCCATTACAGCCGTTGTTATCGCGGTAATGCGTAGCCATGGGTTTACACAACCAGCATTATTAGTTCCACTTGCTGCTAGCATTCTGGCTGTTATTGGAAATTACTTTGCTTTATATAGTCCTTTTGGCTTACCTAATTTTGGTGTTTGGGGATTGGCTGTAGCGAGTGTTTTGGGTAATACTATTGGTTTAATTATCGCTCTTGTTCTTTTGCAAAAGCATGTTCATTATTCAATTTTTGCTACTCGTTTAAAAAAGTTTTCTCTTCATTACTTAAAGAAGATTTTGGCGTATGGTTTGCCTTCTTCAGGTGAATCATTGTCTTATCAAGGTGCTCAAGTTGTCGTTACAATGATTGTCGCTTCTCTTGGCTCAAGTGTGTTAATCGCCAAATCTTACGTTACGGCTATCACTCAATTTGTCTATTTAGTTGCCGCGGCAATAAGTCAAGGCAATCAAATTATGATTGGACGCAATGTCGGAGCAGGAGAATTTAAACAGGCGTATAAACGCGGAATGAAAGCAACAGTGATTGGTGTTTTGGCTTCTGTTTCGATTTGTCTGTTAACATATTTGTTTATCGAACCAATTATGAGTATTTTCACCACCAATCCTGAGATCATCCACATTGCCAAAGGCGTTTTTCTAGTGGAAATAGTTTTAGAAACTGCTCGTTCTATTAATATGATTTTAGTGGGTTCGTTAAATGCCAGTGGGGATGTAAAGTTTCCACTATTTTGTAGCCTAATTGTCTTATGGATTATCAGTTTGCCGTTTTCATACACATTAGCAATCATAGCAAATTTCGGTCTTTTGGGCGTCTGGATTGCATACGCGATTGATGAAGCTTTGCGCAGTTTGTTAATGATCGCCCGTTGGAAAAAAGGAACATGGCAATCAAAAGCTGTTGTGCATCACAATAGTGAATTAAACAAAGTTATCATTGAAGAAAATTACTAA
- the trxB gene encoding thioredoxin-disulfide reductase, protein MYDVIVIGAGPAGMTAALYASRSNLSVLMIERGAPGGQMNNTAEIENYPGFESIMGPELSMKMYQNVEKFGTKNEYGIVQDVVDHGSYKEVITEENSYKGKSVIIATGCVHRKLGAPGEEEYAGRGVSYCAVCDGAFFRNKKLIVVGGGDSAVEEAIYLTQFASEVVIVHRRDELRAQKIIQDRAFANEKISFVWDSVVEEIKGNDMVVTGVNIRNIKSDEVQEVAADGVFIYVGLEPLSAPFTKLGILDEAGWLLTDGNMRTAVPGVFAIGDGRAKDLRQITTAVGEGGIAGQQVFQYLENIKDNQTIG, encoded by the coding sequence ATGTATGATGTAATTGTAATCGGTGCTGGACCTGCCGGTATGACCGCAGCTTTATATGCATCACGATCGAACTTATCCGTCTTAATGATTGAAAGAGGCGCTCCTGGCGGTCAGATGAATAACACTGCCGAGATTGAAAATTATCCTGGTTTTGAATCTATTATGGGACCAGAACTTTCGATGAAAATGTATCAAAATGTTGAAAAGTTTGGCACAAAAAACGAATATGGGATTGTACAAGATGTTGTGGATCATGGCAGCTACAAAGAAGTCATAACAGAAGAAAATAGCTACAAAGGCAAAAGCGTTATAATTGCCACAGGTTGTGTTCATCGTAAACTAGGTGCACCTGGTGAGGAAGAATATGCTGGACGTGGGGTTTCATATTGTGCAGTGTGTGATGGGGCATTTTTCCGCAATAAGAAATTGATTGTGGTTGGCGGTGGTGATTCTGCAGTTGAAGAAGCAATATATTTAACTCAATTTGCAAGTGAAGTTGTCATTGTTCATAGACGTGATGAATTACGAGCACAAAAAATTATCCAAGATCGCGCTTTTGCTAACGAAAAAATTAGTTTTGTTTGGGATTCTGTTGTGGAAGAAATCAAAGGAAATGATATGGTGGTAACTGGGGTTAATATTCGCAATATCAAAAGTGATGAAGTCCAGGAAGTCGCAGCTGATGGCGTTTTTATTTATGTTGGCTTGGAGCCGTTATCGGCACCTTTTACTAAATTAGGTATTTTAGATGAAGCTGGTTGGTTATTAACAGATGGTAACATGAGAACTGCTGTTCCTGGTGTTTTTGCTATTGGAGATGGTCGCGCTAAAGATTTACGTCAAATCACAACTGCTGTGGGTGAAGGCGGTATTGCTGGACAACAAGTCTTTCAATATTTGGAAAACATAAAAGACAACCAAACTATTGGTTAA